A genomic region of Planococcus kocurii contains the following coding sequences:
- a CDS encoding aspartate-semialdehyde dehydrogenase — protein MVKTYNVAIMGATGAVGQQMKEQLEKRDFPIKDIVFLSSSRSAGKEIEFKGKTFTVQEAKPESFKGIDIALFSAGGSISEKFAPEAVKRGAIVIDNTSAFRMDKDVPLVVPEVNKSDLGLHKGIIANPNCSTIQMVCALQPLKEQFGMTKVVVSTYQAVSGAGIGAINELKAQAADFDHAKDAQAEMLPVKSAKNHYPIAFNVIPQIDQFADNGYTLEEMKMINETKKIMHDDSLAVAATCVRLPVVTGHSESVYVELSRAATIAQVKQAIKDAPGVELMDDPSNQIYPMPLMAAGLDEVFVGRIRQDLDNPNGFHLWIVADNLVKGAALNSVQIAEALIEENVI, from the coding sequence ATTGTGAAAACGTATAACGTAGCAATTATGGGAGCAACTGGAGCAGTTGGCCAGCAAATGAAAGAGCAATTGGAAAAACGGGATTTCCCGATAAAAGATATTGTCTTTTTGTCTTCGAGCCGTTCTGCCGGAAAAGAAATTGAGTTTAAAGGGAAAACTTTTACAGTTCAAGAAGCGAAACCTGAATCGTTTAAAGGGATAGACATTGCATTGTTCAGCGCAGGTGGCAGTATTTCAGAGAAATTTGCACCTGAAGCCGTTAAACGAGGAGCGATTGTTATTGATAACACCAGCGCATTCCGAATGGACAAAGACGTGCCATTAGTTGTGCCAGAGGTAAACAAAAGCGATCTGGGTCTTCACAAAGGAATCATTGCCAATCCAAACTGTTCAACGATCCAAATGGTTTGTGCGTTGCAACCGTTAAAAGAACAGTTTGGAATGACCAAAGTTGTAGTTTCGACTTATCAAGCTGTTTCTGGAGCAGGCATCGGTGCAATTAACGAATTAAAAGCACAGGCAGCTGATTTTGACCACGCAAAAGATGCACAAGCCGAAATGCTACCAGTTAAATCGGCAAAAAATCATTACCCGATTGCCTTTAATGTGATTCCCCAGATTGATCAATTTGCTGATAATGGTTATACATTAGAAGAAATGAAAATGATCAATGAAACTAAAAAAATTATGCATGACGATTCTTTAGCCGTAGCAGCCACGTGTGTACGTCTGCCAGTAGTCACAGGCCACTCCGAATCAGTGTATGTAGAACTATCGCGTGCAGCGACTATCGCACAGGTTAAACAAGCGATTAAAGACGCACCAGGTGTTGAATTGATGGATGACCCATCAAATCAAATTTATCCCATGCCATTAATGGCTGCGGGCCTAGACGAAGTGTTTGTCGGACGTATTCGTCAGGATTTAGACAATCCAAATGGCTTTCATTTGTGGATAGTTGCAGACAATCTAGTTAAAGGGGCAGCCTTGAATTCTGTTCAGATTGCTGAAGCG
- a CDS encoding M16 family metallopeptidase, whose translation MVTTQTCKNGLRIVSEHIPHFHSIAMGVFVNNGSRDELPEENGITHFIEHMLFKGTESRTAKEIAREFDRIGGDINAYTSKEYTCYYAKVLDHHAEHAVTVLADMFFHSQMDPEEFDKERQVILEEISMTEDMPDDDVHEQLWRVMYPENSIGAPILGTAETLAKFTPEKIRDYMDRHYTPANTVVSVAGNITPALIEKIETLFGLFEKEESPKKYELPNFTSGYSLKNKETEQGHLCLGYPGLSLNDPDIYNITVLNNIIGGSMSSRLFQEIREQRGLAYSIFSYHSAYSDHGTLAIYGGTSDEQMAEMQQVILSLLKELKNGGITEQEVTDSKEQLKGSLMLGLESTSARMSRNGRHELLLGKHQTYEEVLTQIDQVSLEKVVDLLEILIEAPAVSIIRPKEASLV comes from the coding sequence ATGGTGACTACACAGACTTGCAAAAATGGATTGCGCATTGTTTCCGAACATATCCCGCATTTTCATTCTATCGCAATGGGTGTCTTTGTGAACAACGGATCCCGAGACGAATTGCCAGAAGAAAATGGCATTACCCATTTTATCGAACATATGCTGTTTAAAGGTACGGAGTCACGAACAGCTAAAGAAATTGCTCGTGAATTTGATCGTATTGGCGGCGACATCAACGCTTATACCTCAAAAGAATATACATGCTACTATGCCAAAGTATTAGATCATCATGCAGAACACGCAGTAACCGTGCTAGCAGATATGTTTTTCCACTCACAAATGGACCCTGAAGAGTTTGATAAAGAACGTCAAGTTATTCTTGAAGAAATCAGCATGACAGAAGATATGCCTGACGATGATGTTCATGAGCAACTTTGGCGTGTGATGTATCCCGAAAATTCCATTGGTGCACCCATACTTGGAACTGCTGAAACATTAGCAAAATTTACACCAGAGAAAATTCGCGATTATATGGACCGCCACTACACACCAGCGAATACTGTAGTGTCAGTAGCAGGTAATATTACTCCGGCCTTAATTGAGAAGATTGAAACGTTATTTGGGCTTTTTGAAAAAGAAGAAAGCCCTAAAAAGTATGAACTTCCTAATTTCACGTCTGGCTATTCCTTAAAAAATAAAGAAACGGAACAAGGTCATTTATGCCTTGGTTATCCGGGCTTATCTTTAAACGATCCAGATATTTATAACATTACAGTGTTAAACAATATTATCGGGGGATCTATGTCTTCGAGACTGTTCCAAGAAATTAGAGAACAACGGGGTTTAGCTTACTCTATTTTCTCTTATCATTCGGCATATTCCGACCACGGAACTTTGGCGATTTACGGAGGAACTTCAGATGAGCAAATGGCTGAAATGCAACAAGTCATTTTAAGCTTACTTAAAGAATTAAAAAATGGTGGTATTACAGAACAAGAGGTCACAGACTCTAAAGAACAGTTAAAAGGCAGTTTGATGCTTGGGCTTGAAAGTACGAGCGCACGCATGAGCCGCAATGGCAGACATGAATTGCTGCTAGGAAAACATCAAACTTACGAAGAAGTGTTAACACAAATTGACCAAGTATCACTCGAAAAAGTAGTGGACCTGTTAGAAATTCTGATAGAAGCACCCGCTGTTTCTATTATTCGTCCGAAAGAAGCTTCCTTAGTTTAA